In the Solanum pennellii chromosome 5, SPENNV200 genome, one interval contains:
- the LOC107020068 gene encoding probable caffeoyl-CoA O-methyltransferase At4g26220 — protein sequence MCANIMQIIAIDLDRDAYEMGLPIIKKANIEHKINFIQSSALSALDELLNENDNRGSSDFAFIDTDKVSYQKYHERMLELVKVGGIIVYDNTLWFGTVAMPEECVKETMKPNRQHIIEFNKFLAADTRVQISQVPIGDGITICWRL from the exons ATGTGTGCAAATATTATGCAGATTATAGCTATAGACCTTGATCGAGATGCATACGAGATGGGATTGCCAATTATTAAAAAGGCTAACATTGagcataaaattaattttattcaatcCTCGGCATTATCAGCCCTTGATGAACTCTTGAATGAG AATGACAATAGAGGAAGTTCCGATTTTGCTTTCATCGACACAGACAAAGTTAGCTATCAAAAGTACCATGAGAGAATGTTAGAATTGGTGAAAGTGGGAGGTATTATAGTATATGACAATACACTATGGTTTGGGACAGTTGCTATGCCAGAGGAGTGTGTTAAGGAAACAATGAAGCCAAATAGGCAACACATCattgaatttaataaatttttagctGCGGATACTCGTGTTCAAATTTCCCAAGTCCCTATAGGTGATGGAATCACCATTTGTTGGCGACTCTAA